AGTCAAATTGAAATGGATGTTACCATCATCAATTGCTGCAGCCATGGTAAAAGGAACAAGTAACCCCATAGGAAGGGTGTATAAGAATAATAGTATGAAGAGAAATTCAGGTTTACGTGATTTGAGATACATATTCTCAGCTTTTTGAGCTTTCTTCATTTTCGGAGTAAGGATTTTGAGGAAAGTTGCTGCAACACAATGTAATTCATTTCCtggaataaaataattcattccTCACTAAAATAAAGTTTGCCATTCTTGCCCTACATTGGACCTTCAAAGCATCGTATTGAATCTCCTACTTTGTGGTGggaacttggacaaaaaaaaaaaaaacttatatatgaaatttaaaaaaaattatattattttaaaaaatatttattaatttatatatgaaatttgatgataaaatttaaattgatgtaattatatataaaattttaattttgattcaattgtacacGTTTAAATTACATACATTTATTCTCATActatgtatataatataacaaCGTAAATTATACTAATTCGataatattgttaataatttgtgaaaattgaatcaaataaaagattcatatataataacataaaattaaaatttatatatatgatattattcattaaattaaatttcaaatacaattttgatatttattcaataaaagAAGGTGCCAACCTACCCCCAATTACaagttataaattaatttggccttgttgcttatttttttgggtggaatttattttaatccagCCATCAATGCAAGACTTGGAATCTTTGGATTAATTACAAGTCAATGGTTCTCTTAAGAACTTCTCGAAATGACtttttttgataatattttatatatttgttcattttgttaagaaaattcaaCTTTTATTAAGAACCAAAACAATCCTTACTTTACACTTGGAAAACCATAAGAACAAGAACAAAATAGTAATCTTCATATCcaatgaaaagaacaaaatactAACCAAGACTTTTACTTTTACAAGTGAATGGACGTGTTAGGTAAGGAATCCAACCAATGTCTTCATTGGTATTATCAAGTTTAACATTGAACACACTctcagaaaaagaagaaaggggATTGGTGCATTCATTGAAGTGATTTCGTTAATTACCTGTAATGACTTAAAAATTCACAGGCATTGGAAAAGTATAATATCGGGCCTCtgtcttagtaaattgagttcgaaaataattattagaaatatttattaaactagttgtgtgtttaattaggttttagataggtgaatttagcttaattaagagtaattagtaaaaagaattaaattataatagaagtgaaagtttaattatagatcaaaataaaataagaaggactaaataggtaaataagccAATGGCTTAAGATTAGGCGGCAATACAtggaaaaatcttagatttttcttgatttatattataaaatattattaaattaaaatattataaattatattaattaaaattaaaataatatattataggaAACAAAAAGATAAAGACAAATGTGTGATGATAAATAATACAtgtgtaatatatataaaataacttgtaataaaataaaatattttcttatagtttaagtaaaagatatttgtgaataaaatattattatatgattattataatatattattattattattattattattattattattattattattattattattattaactaatgcataaaagaaatagagtcggtaagtaaaacaaaaagaaaaaagaaacaaaggaagaacagaaaagaaacagagaaagagacgaaaacaggggaagaaaaagggaaagaaaagaaaggggaaaaattgagattttgaagcttgaagTTTAATAGGTAAGCTAAATCGAGTccttttctcataaatttgatgttttttggAACCCTAGAGTGAAATACTcttggatttaagttgaaaatttgaaagttaatagatttttgagtagggtttatgttgaataaatgatgaaattgaggttttatttgatagaatttctagttagagttgataaaaggattaaattgtgaagtaagtcataaattttatgtttgtaggaattaaattgaggaaaatttgaaattaatgaaatatgctgaaaatttggtagttaaatttgagtttagaagaaatttgaatagaaatagagtgtaaattaaattagaaaagtaaataaatttagttaggattaaattggaattaaagtataaattagatagaaattctattattattattattataaattaatgttgtaatcgatggtataaattattattattttcgtagctaacaaagaacTCGAGGCATCGGCAcacaaaggaaaggagaaggttaTTGAGGAATAATCGAGCAAAattcgggtttgtattactataattcaaattatttattatttgatgttaaatttaaattatgtgtatggtaAGCATATAATAAGGTAAGTGactttattgaattgaatttgaagaaaaaaagttaaattgaatGAGAGAAGTATGTGTTGGTATTGAACTGTGTTTTAATTagtgaatggaaaaaaaaagtataattgatattgaaaatgaattcttgaaataaaagtgaaaattagattgtgaaatttatataccctattaactagtcaggctaggtcggatatagttggcatgccataggatttggatgagtacgggatttatcggccttgccgatcaggcactttatgtgtcgtatctcaggcactttatgtgtcgtatatcAGGCACCTCGTGGTCGTTTGAGCACTTATGTGTCGATATCTTGATCAGTACTATGTACCgcttttaggcacaatgtgtcgatcttggtgtgtttgggttggaacgtgtatccgtcaaagtccgattgttaatagggtgaataattaaaatgagaaatttaaatgaatttgatcgattgtgaataattgaaataagaaaatttaaaattgtggattgaaatttgagattgaaaatgaaagacatgaatttaatgtttatgtagCGATTGAAATTATTACATGTGAtatatgattgaaattgaagaatagctaaaaattgtattgttattgttagttaatgaaagtttataaattaattgatatttaagaaattgtatagttacatgcttggtaattataattctttattgctattataatttgaattatggtaataccactgagtataaaatactcagcgtacggttgtttccgtgcgcaggttgaAAAGGGTCAGAGTCTCGGTTCAGTATCCAGGACAATCCCAACTCCGACAtaaatattttggtatgttttcttcttttaagagaaagtggcatgtacataagaattataatagttattttggtatgctatatagttttgttgtaaagtaagatattatgtgttttgatgattatgttagtaaaatggtagaagtcctttatggcattggtatcaaattgaaatggcttgattagttttatgtgttaattagaaatgataataggatttttattaattgttgttatgTCAAGATGTCAAGCAagatttaagtatataaatgctTTGGTTGAAATCTGGCATTGGGTtggttatgtttgaaattttgcaggggttaaaattttaattattacattCATGTATCAATCCATATAGTTTAATACTAGATTTCTTCACACACTCACTACCTTAGTGATAATTCTTTTATATCGCAccctataaaataaaaataaatattcatatagaATATTTGTTGgtggtttttttccttttaaattaatttattttataaccttattaatatataattttttatgaatatatttaatttatcttttatctaattaaattgatGTATCAACTCAATCATGAgcataaatatcatatatatatatatatatatatatatatatagatagatagatagacaTGATATGACCTACTAATATTAAGGtgagaacaaaattttcaccaaAGCATCAAAACTCGAAAACAAGAAGCCAAATATACAACAAAAGAAGGTTCGAACTACCAACTGCCAAGAATTCAATGCTTGGCTTCCGTGTCATAACCTGGAGCCATTGTTTTATCCTTAAAGGAATGGATACTTGACCCAGTGCCTGAACTTTGAGTTTGGCTTCTGTTGGAGGCACTGGTATAAGATGAAGTGGATGCTGAAGATGTAAAGATGTTGTCTTGCAGAGCTGCAATGTATATTGGAACCGGCATCTCGCGTGGTAAACTGGGCAGTGGGGCCTTGGAACCAAGGATTTCAATAGCATTCGTTATGGATGGACGGTCAAAATAGTTTGGGTGAGCACAAGCCATCCCAACTAAAAGCAACCGTTCCATTCGTTCCGTGTCGTAGTTTCCAGACAATCTTGGGTCAGCAGCATCCAAAAGACGCCCTTCCCTATACAATTCCCAAACCCATTCCACCAGTTTTGTCTTGAATCTCTTGCCATTCCTTTCAATTACATCTACGGCCTTCTTTCCGGAGGCTATTTCTAAGGCAACAATACCAAAGCTGTATATGTCGGATTCCTTAATGGCTTTGTATGTCTCAAGACACTCGGGTGCTATATAACCATCAGTTCCAAGGatcaattttgttgtttgagaCCCTTGTCCGTGGTCAACAAGCCTAGCCAGCCCAAAGTCACCAAGCTTGGCATTGAAACTAAAATCTAGCAGAACATTACTTGACTTGATGTCTCGATGCAGCACGCATCGATCACATTCTTCTTGCAGATAAAACAACCCTGAGGCCACTCCCATGGCGATTTTATACCTTGTATCCCATGTCAACAAGCATGGCTCTCTATGTAGATGGTAATCGAGACTCCTATTTGGAAGGAACTCATACACAATGAGGAACTCCTTATTGTCATGGCACCAACCGATGAGTTGGACCAAATTCCTGTGCCTCAATTTGATAATAGTGGTAATTTCGGATTCGTACTCTTTCACCCCTTGTTGAGAATTTGGAGTTATCCTTTTGACAGCAATATTGGAATTGATGTCCCTCAAGAAGCCTAAATAAACTTTTCCAAAACCTCCCTCTCCAAGGAGACCTTCATCGGCAAAATTATTGGTTGCAAGCCTGAGTTCCCTGTAGGAAAACTTCCTAGGTGCTGTCATCATTTCCACGTCTACGTTGACAGGCATGGTCCCATCTTCCCTCATCCTTCTGTACTTTCTCCTCCTACAGAAAAGCCAAACCAGACTCAGAACTGGGAGCAATGCAGAAATGCCACCAGCAATggctagaactacccatagccaTGTCTTGCTCTTCCTTTTGGGGTTAATTGGAGGGCCTGGCGCCACATTTGGAGGATTGATGGTTTTATTCATGGAAACTTGTAAGTTGGAGCTGAAACTCCAGGAATAAATAGTGTGTAGCTCAATGCTAGATCCAGTGGCTCCGGAGAAGCCAAAAGTGACCCATTCTGGTAAATATTGACTAAGATCCAATATTGCAGAAAGAGCAGATGAATTTAGACGATTAAAGTCCTCAGCACCAAGTAAAAAGACACTCAGGTTTTTTGTACTAGAGTTGTAAGTGATGAAAGCATCAACTTTACCCCCATTTTCAATATCACTCCACAGCCATTCGACAGGGTGGAATGAAGCCTTTACAGAGTTGAGATCAATGGCCACGTGATCTAACCTCAGATCATCCCATACATTGGGAAACGTATCAAATTCCACTGCAACAAATTTAGAGTTGGCGTCTATATCGCAACTTTGAAGTCCCAAGCAACCACCTCCGGAGTTAGGAGGGATTTTTGAGCCATCGGGAGCAAGGAAAAACGCAAACCCATCACCCCTATATCCGGAGGACTTATTCAAGGAATCGatggagaaagaaaaatgagtgGTGAAATCTGCAAGTCGGGGATTCCCTGATGAATTGTCCCAAAGGTGCATTGGTTGGTAATAAGTGGCTCGACCAACACTATCGTTTAAAGCCTTGTTTATCTGGTTGGTGGTGAGTTGGATTTGGCCACCTGATGCGGTTGTATCAGCTTCAAACTCTACGTGAGGCATATTTGGGGTGAAATCTGTCAAATTGAAATGGATGTTGCCATCATCAATTGCTGCAGTCATGGTGAAAGGAACAAGTAACCCCATAGGAAGGGtgtataagaataataatatgaaGAAAAAATCAGATTTACGAGATTTGAGATACATATTCTCAGCTTTTTGAGCTTTCTTCATTTTCGGATAAGGATTTTGAGGAAAGTTGCTGCAACACAAGGTAATTCATTTCCTggaataaaacaattcattttccTCACTAAAATAAAGTTTGACATTCTTGCCCTACATTGGACCTACAAAGCATCGTATTGAATCTCCTACTTTGTGGTggaacttggacaaaaaataagaaaatttttttttgtcaaattcattaattatattatttaaaaaactatttattaatttatatatgaaatttgatgataaaatttgatttgatataattatatataaaattttaattttgatttagttgAACATTTAAATTACATGCATTTATTCTCACACTAGATTAATATATTGTTTgtgtatataatataacaatGTAAATTATACTAATTCGATAATATTGTtagtaatttgtaaaaattgaatcaaataaaagattcatatataattacataaaattaaaatttatatatatgatattattcattaaattaaatttcaatatttattcaataaaagAAGGTGCCAACCTACCCCAATTACaagttataaattaatttggtcttgttgcttatttttttgggtggaatttattttaatccagtTTATTTCCTAGCAAGTGCTTTTAAAGGCATGATTTACGGGGTCCATCAATGCAAGACTTGGAATCTTTGTCAATGGTTCTCTTAAGAACCGctagaaatgatttttttgatattttatatatttcttcatTTTGCAAAGAAAATTCAACTTTTATTAAGAACCAAAACAATCCTTACTTTACACTTGGAAAACCATAAGAAcaagaacaaaataataatcatCATAGCcaatgaaaagaacaaaatactAACCAAGAACTCACTATCTGTGTCTCAACTTGGGGTCTTTGTTTTATCCTTCAAGGAATGGATTGGATTTCGCTTCTTCTGGCACCACTGGTATGGGATGCCGAAGATGTAACAATATAGTCTTTCCAAGGATGTCGATAGCTTGTCTAGGCTCCACCACAAGACTGCATTATTGGGGGtctatcaataataataaaagtgcCAAGACTTTTACCATTACAAGTCAATGGACGTGTTAGAAACGAACAAAAAGCAGTAAGGAATCCAACCAATGTCTTCATTGGTATTATCAAGTTTCACTctcagaaaaagaagaaggg
The sequence above is a segment of the Gossypium raimondii isolate GPD5lz chromosome 4, ASM2569854v1, whole genome shotgun sequence genome. Coding sequences within it:
- the LOC105779910 gene encoding L-type lectin-domain containing receptor kinase IX.1, translated to MKKAQKAENMYLKSRKSDFFFILLFLYTLPMGLLVPFTMTAAIDDGNIHFNLTDFTPNMPHVEFEADTTASGGQIQLTTNQINKALNDSVGRATYYQPMHLWDNSSGNPRLADFTTHFSFSIDSLNKSSGYRGDGFAFFLAPDGSKIPPNSGGGCLGLQSCDIDANSKFVAVEFDTFPNVWDDLRLDHVAIDLNSVKASFHPVEWLWSDIENGGKVDAFITYNSSTKNLSVFLLGAEDFNRLNSSALSAILDLSQYLPEWVTFGFSGATGSSIELHTIYSWSFSSNLQVSMNKTINPPNVAPGPPINPKRKSKTWLWVVLAIAGGISALLPVLSLVWLFCRRRKYRRMREDGTMPVNVDVEMMTAPRKFSYRELRLATNNFADEGLLGEGGFGKVYLGFLRDINSNIAVKRITPNSQQGVKEYESEITTIIKLRHRNLVQLIGWCHDNKEFLIVYEFLPNRSLDYHLHREPCLLTWDTRYKIAMGVASGLFYLQEECDRCVLHRDIKSSNVLLDFSFNAKLGDFGLARLVDHGQGSQTTKLILGTDGYIAPECLETYKAIKESDIYSFGIVALEIASGKKAVDVIERNGKRFKTKLVEWVWELYREGRLLDAADPRLSGNYDTERMERLLLVGMACAHPNYFDRPSITNAIEILGSKAPLPSLPREMPVPIYIAALQDNIFTSSASTSSYTSASNRSQTQSSGTGSSIHSFKDKTMAPGYDTEAKH